From a single Rutidosis leptorrhynchoides isolate AG116_Rl617_1_P2 chromosome 5, CSIRO_AGI_Rlap_v1, whole genome shotgun sequence genomic region:
- the LOC139847560 gene encoding UDP-N-acetylglucosamine transporter UGNT1-like has protein sequence MMSSNDRISLPVSDPQLKGDQRLFKGSTMTSRGAYAALSYMSCAVMLVLFNKAALSSYNFPSANVITLCQIICSCSFLYILRRCKVISFSSGETDNSTGLVSLQTVVQTSPLALTYLLYMLATMESVRGVNVPMYTTLRRTTVVFTMFVEFILVGQKYTRSVIGSVALIVFGAFVAGSRDLSFDAYGYSIVFLSNITTAIYLATISRIGKTSGLNSFGLMWCNGILCGPVLLLWTFIRGDLQMTMNFPYLFAPGFLFVLLLSCMLAFLLNYSIFLNTTLNSAVTQTICGNLKDLFTITLGWIFFGGLPFDLLNVIGQLLGFVGSGLYAYFKLFGK, from the exons ATGATGTCATCAAACGACCGAATTAGTTTACCGGTGTCGGATCCTCAGCTAAAAGGCGATCAAAGACTTTTTAAAGGATCCACCATGACGTCACGTGGTGCTTACGCCGCCCTTTCCTACATGTCTTGCGCTG TGATGCTCGTATTGTTCAACAAAGCAGCCCTCTCATCTTACAATTTTCCATCTGCAAATGTCATCACTTTATGTCAG ATAATATGCTCGTGTTCTTTTCTTTACATTTTACGCCGTTGTAAAGTAATATCTTTTAGTTCTGGTGAAACTGATAACTCAACGGGGCTCGTGTCGTTACAGACGGTTGTTCAGACTTCACCTCTTGCTTTGACTTATTTGCTTTATATG CTAGCCACTATGGAGTCTGTACGAGGAGTAAATGTACCCATGTACACCACGCTCAGGAGGACGACAGTGGTATTTACGATGTTTGTGGAGTTTATCTTGGTTGGTCAGAAGTATACCCGGTCTGTAATTGGCAG TGTAGCCTTGATTGTATTTGGTGCATTCGTTGCTGGATCACGGGACTTGTCGTTTGATGCCTACGGCTATTCCATTGTTTTCTTGTCAAATATTACTACAGCAATATATCTTGCAACTATATCCCGCATCG GAAAAACAAGTGGACTCAATAGCTTTGGCTTGATGTGGTGCAATG GAATTTTATGTGGACCTGTCCTGTTATTGTGGACATTTATACGGGGCGACTTGCAGATGACTATGAACTTCCCGTATTTGTTTGCTCCAGGATTTCTG TTTGTATTGCTTCTGTCTTGTATGCTTGCTTTTCTCTTGAACTACTCTATCTTCCTGAACACAACTCTCAATTCAGCAGTCACACAGACGATTTGTGGTAATCTGAAG GATCTTTTTACAATCACGTTAGGCTGGATATTTTTTGGTGGCCTTCCATTCGATCTT TTAAATGTGATAGGGCAACTTCTTGGATTTGTTGGATCAGGATTGTACGCCTACTTCAAACTCTTtgggaaataa